DNA sequence from the Candidatus Kaelpia aquatica genome:
GCGTAATTTCGGCTGTGCTCATCCTGAAGGATATAGAAAAGCTGCTAGAATATTTAGTTTGGCTGAGAGATTCTCTCTGCCGGTTATATCTTTAATAGATACCCCAGGTGCTTATCCCGGAGTTGGAGCTGAGGAGAGAGGCCAAGCTCACTCTATAGCTGAAAATATTAGAGATATGTTTCAGGTTAAGACCCCTATTATTGTTGTTATTATAGGAGAGGGAGGAAGCGGCGGAGCTTTAGGTATAGGTATAGGTGATAGGGTTGCTATGTTTGAATATTCTTATTATTCTGTTATATCTCCAGAAGGATGTGCTGCGATATTATGGAGAGATAGAGCAATGGCAGAGCAGGCTTCGAAGGCGTTAAGGCTTAATGCGGAAGATCTATTAAGTTTTGGGATAATAGATGAGGCAATAGAAGAGCCTTTAGGCGGGGCGCATAGAGAGCCTGAGGTTGCTGCTAATAATCTTAAAGATTTTATTTTAAAATCCCTCGATGAATTAAAAGATATGTCTGTTGAAAAGTTAATAGAGAAACGCTATGAAAAATTTAGAAAGTTAGGGCCTATATCAGAGCCTTCTTCGTAACTTCTACCTACACTTCTTTTTGAATAATTTATAAGCATCCGTTCTTTGTTTTATAAAAAGGGGATAATCTAGGAATATTTTTTCTAGCAGATTGGATGTTTTACCTCCAGATATTCCTCGCTTTGAATTCTCTATAAATGTTACCATCTCTTTTGTTTTAGCTGTGTCTGTTTTTTTAAGTTCGTCTATGATTTTATTTAAAGGTAATTTTTTGCGGTATATTACTGTATAAGCTTTCTTGACCTCATTTATCTCCGCAGCACTAAAACCAGCACGTTTTAAACCCACAGTATTTATTCCAAATATTTTAGAATTGCCTATCAACATCATAAATGGAGGTACATCTTTTGTTACACGCGATAGCCCTCCAATCATAGCTAAGTGCCCTATTCTTACAAATTGGTGTATGGCGGTATTTGCTGAGATTGTTACATTATCTTCTATCTCAACATGTCCTGCTAAAAGTGCGCCGTTACTTATTGTGATATTATTTTTTAAGCGGCAGTCGTGGGCGATATGAGAGAAACTCATTAGATAGTTATTGCTGCCTATCTCTGTTTGATTATCTTCTTCTGTTGAGGTATTGATGGTTACATATTCTCTGATTATATTATCATCACCGATTAAGAGATGTCCCAGTTGCTTTCTTAACCCTAACATCTGCGGTCTTTCACCTATAATGGATCCGGTATGGATAATATTATTTCTACCTATTTTGGTTGAGCCTTTTATATGGCAGAAGGGCAGTATCTGTGTACCTGCTCCTATCTCTACATTCTCTTCTACTATAGAGTAGGGTCCTATCTCAACATTTTCGCCAATCTTGGCTCCTGAATCTACCAGTGCCGTTTTATCTATATTCATTGTTTAATTATAACACAAAACAATTGAAGAAATAAAACCCTTGAGTTATTCTTTAGCTATAATTATCTAGGAGGTAAAAATGGATAAGATACATATATTTGATACGACTTTAAGAGATGGAGAGCAGTCTCCGGGTGCGTCTTTAAATATAAAAGAGAAGATTGAGATTGCAAAGCAGCTTGAACGCCTCAATGTCGATGTAATAGAAGCAGGTTTTCCAATTGCTTCTCCTGGAGATTTTGAAGCGGTAAGTTTAATAGCTAAAAAAGTAAAGCAGCCTACTATCTGTGCTTTAGCCAGATCCCTAAAGAAAGATATAGATGCTGCAGCCGGAGCTTTAAAGGGAGCCAAGAAGAAGCGGATACATGTCTTCTTAGCCACTTCAAAGATACATATGGAGTACAAGCTAAAGAAAGCAGAAGATGAGATTCTAAAGCAGGCGGTTAAGGCTGTTAAATATGCCAGGAAGTTCAGCGATGATGTTGAGTTTTCACCTGAGGACGCATCTCGTACAGAGAGAGAGTTCCTTTTTAAAATAATAGCCGAGGTCATAAATGCCGGAGCTGGCGTTATAAATATTCCCGATACTGTTGGCTATACAGTTCCGGAGGAGTTCTCTGATCTTATAACTCAGATAAAGATCAATGTGCCTAATATAGACGATGCAATTATAAGCGTTCATTGCCATGATGACCTGGGATTATCCTGCGCTAATTCACTCTCTGCTGTTAAAGCAGGGGCTAGACAGGTTGAGTGCACTATTAACGGTATTGGTGAGCGTGCCGGCAGTGCTCCTCTTGAAGAGATAGTTATGGCCATAAAGACAAGAGCGGATTTTTATAAATTTAAAACTTCTGTTAAGACAAAAGAGCTTTATAAGAGCAGCAGGCTTGTAAGCCTCCTGATGGGAATACCTCTGCCTCCTAATAAGGCAGTTATAGGTGATAATGCTTTCAGTCATGAGTCTGGCATCCACCAGGATGGGGTATTAAAAATGCCCGGGACCTATGAGATTATGAATCCAAGCGATGTTGGATTCAAAGAGAGCAAGCTTGTCTTAGGTAAGCATTCCGGCCGCCATGCGTTCGGTAGAAAATTAGAAGAGTTGGGTGTTGAGCTTGGAAAGAGAGAGTTTCAGAGAGCATATGAAGAGTTTATAGCGCTTGCAGATAAGAAGAAAGAGGTCTTTGATGATGATATTGTTGCTTTAGTTGAAGATGAGATGAAAGAGGTACCCAAGGTATGGGAGCTTGTATACTTCCATACTGTGACAGGTTCCTCCACTATTCCTACTGCAACAGTAAAGTTAAAAAAGGATAAAAAAATCTATGAAGATGCTGCATGCGGAGATGGTCCTATAGATGCCTGCTATAATACGATAGATAGAATTATAGGTATTGAACCGAAGTTGTTGAACTATAATCTTCGCGCTGTTACCTCAGGGCGTGATGCTCTGGGTGAGGTTACAGTGAGATTGAAACATAATAATAAAGAGATTGTAGGACGGGGAACTTCAACAGATATAGTGGAAGCTTCTACAAAAGCATATCTTAATGCTGTAAATAAAATAGTCTCTTAATGTCTCTCAATAGAGAAATCTACGGTTTAGTCGGATATCCTGTTAAACATAGCCTCTCACCTCTTATGCATAATGCGGCTTTTGAGTATTTAGGCATAGATGCAGAATATAGGATTTTTGAAGTAGGACCAGATGACTTAGAAGATTTTTTAATCAATCGCAGGGATATCTTAGGTTTTAATATTACAGTTCCATATAAGGTTAAAGCAAAAGAGATCTTAGGCAGAGAGCTTTCTGCAGCAGGATATTTGAGTGAAGGCGAGATTGCGGTCTCTATGACATCTGCTGTTAATACAGTCAAGAGAGAGCCTGATTTGAAACTTTATAATACAGATGTGCTAGGATTTTCAAAGTCGCTGGTAGATGACCTAGGTTTTGATAAAAAAGAGAAAAAAGCTTTAGTGATAGGTTCTGGAGGTGCTGGCAGAGCTGTAGTCGCGGGATTATCTGAAGAGAATAATAGTGTTAGTAAGATCTATATTTTTGAGATAGATAGAGATACTATCTCTAATGTCAGTGAGCATCTCTCCGGTATAGATAGGCTTAAAGATAAGTTTGAGTTTATAAGAGAGTCTGATATTGCAGCTGTTATCAAAGAGTGTGATCTCTTGGTTAATGCTACAGCAGTTGGAATGAGGGATGGCGATGGTGCAGTGATAGACCTAAGCTTGCTTCACGGTAATCTAAGCGTCTACGACGTTATATATAATAGAGAGACTGCCTTGATTAAGGAGGCAT
Encoded proteins:
- a CDS encoding acetyl-CoA carboxylase carboxyltransferase subunit alpha, whose amino-acid sequence is MAELDFERPILELERKISELKSFSQDKNINLSDEIGGFQEKLESLKREIYGALTPWQKVQVSRHSDRPTLLDYTSMIMDDFIELHGDRCFGDDKALITGLAKIDGRRVAIVGHQKGRDTKENLERNFGCAHPEGYRKAARIFSLAERFSLPVISLIDTPGAYPGVGAEERGQAHSIAENIRDMFQVKTPIIVVIIGEGGSGGALGIGIGDRVAMFEYSYYSVISPEGCAAILWRDRAMAEQASKALRLNAEDLLSFGIIDEAIEEPLGGAHREPEVAANNLKDFILKSLDELKDMSVEKLIEKRYEKFRKLGPISEPSS
- the lpxA gene encoding acyl-ACP--UDP-N-acetylglucosamine O-acyltransferase codes for the protein MNIDKTALVDSGAKIGENVEIGPYSIVEENVEIGAGTQILPFCHIKGSTKIGRNNIIHTGSIIGERPQMLGLRKQLGHLLIGDDNIIREYVTINTSTEEDNQTEIGSNNYLMSFSHIAHDCRLKNNITISNGALLAGHVEIEDNVTISANTAIHQFVRIGHLAMIGGLSRVTKDVPPFMMLIGNSKIFGINTVGLKRAGFSAAEINEVKKAYTVIYRKKLPLNKIIDELKKTDTAKTKEMVTFIENSKRGISGGKTSNLLEKIFLDYPLFIKQRTDAYKLFKKKCR
- a CDS encoding 2-isopropylmalate synthase, which encodes MDKIHIFDTTLRDGEQSPGASLNIKEKIEIAKQLERLNVDVIEAGFPIASPGDFEAVSLIAKKVKQPTICALARSLKKDIDAAAGALKGAKKKRIHVFLATSKIHMEYKLKKAEDEILKQAVKAVKYARKFSDDVEFSPEDASRTEREFLFKIIAEVINAGAGVINIPDTVGYTVPEEFSDLITQIKINVPNIDDAIISVHCHDDLGLSCANSLSAVKAGARQVECTINGIGERAGSAPLEEIVMAIKTRADFYKFKTSVKTKELYKSSRLVSLLMGIPLPPNKAVIGDNAFSHESGIHQDGVLKMPGTYEIMNPSDVGFKESKLVLGKHSGRHAFGRKLEELGVELGKREFQRAYEEFIALADKKKEVFDDDIVALVEDEMKEVPKVWELVYFHTVTGSSTIPTATVKLKKDKKIYEDAACGDGPIDACYNTIDRIIGIEPKLLNYNLRAVTSGRDALGEVTVRLKHNNKEIVGRGTSTDIVEASTKAYLNAVNKIVS
- a CDS encoding shikimate dehydrogenase; this encodes MSLNREIYGLVGYPVKHSLSPLMHNAAFEYLGIDAEYRIFEVGPDDLEDFLINRRDILGFNITVPYKVKAKEILGRELSAAGYLSEGEIAVSMTSAVNTVKREPDLKLYNTDVLGFSKSLVDDLGFDKKEKKALVIGSGGAGRAVVAGLSEENNSVSKIYIFEIDRDTISNVSEHLSGIDRLKDKFEFIRESDIAAVIKECDLLVNATAVGMRDGDGAVIDLSLLHGNLSVYDVIYNRETALIKEALSLDLFASDGLGMLLYQGAAAFEIFTGEDAPIEVMRDALLKGVNR